From the genome of Macadamia integrifolia cultivar HAES 741 unplaced genomic scaffold, SCU_Mint_v3 scaffold31, whole genome shotgun sequence, one region includes:
- the LOC122067754 gene encoding amino acid transporter AVT3C-like, translated as MVFAKEASSSSQLLPPLPREDTPLLGKASHLSSQPKTFANVFIAIVGAGVLGLPYTFKKTGWVFGLLMILAVSILTYHCMMLLVYTRRKLESLQGFSKINSFGDLGFSVCGSTGRIAVDVMIVLSQAGFCVSYLIFIANTLAYVFNSSVPTILWFKPKTFYIWSFFPFQLGLNSIPTLTHLAPLSIFADVVDIGAMGVVMVEDILIFVKQQPALMAFGGLNVFFYGLGVAVYAFEGIGMALPLESETRDKDKFGRILGLSMIFISLMYGGFGALGYFAFGDETKDIITTNLGNSLVSILVQLGLCVNLFFTFPLMMNPVYEVFERRFFGGQYCLWQRWVVVLMVSLLALSVPNFADFLSLVGSSVCVILGFVLPALFHLMVFKEDVGFGGLALDAVIVVIGLIIAVSGTWSSLMEILAVTV; from the coding sequence ATGGTGTTTGCAAAAGAAGCGAGTTCATCTTCTCAATTGCTTCCACCTCTGCCCAGAGAAGACACGCCCCTCCTGGGCAAGGCTTCTCATCTGTCTTCCCAACCCAAAACCTTCGCCAATGTCTTCATCGCCATCGTCGGTGCGGGCGTTCTCGGCCTCCCTTACACCTTCAAGAAGACCGGTTGGGTCTTTGGCCTTCTCATGATCCTAGCCGTTTCCATCCTCACATACCACTGCATGATGCTTCTGGTCTATACCCGCCGAAAGCTCGAATCCCTTCAGGGCTTCTCCAAGATCAACTCTTTTGGCGACCTTGGATTCTCTGTCTGCGGCTCCACAGGTAGAATCGCCGTCGATGTCATGATCGTCCTCTCCCAAGCCGGATTCTGTGTCAGTTACCTTATCTTCATCGCCAATACCTTGGCTTATGTCTTCAATTCCTCAGTTCCGACCATCTTGTGGTTTAAGCCCAAGACTTTCTACATTTGGAGCTTTTTCCCCTTCCAATTGGGTTTGAATTCGATCCCTACACTCACCCATCTAGCTCCTCTAAGCATTTTCGCCGATGTCGTCGATATCGGAGCCATGGGCGTTGTGATGGTTGAAGATATTCTGATCTTCGTCAAACAACAGCCAGCCCTAATGGCTTTTGGGGGTTTGAACGTTTTCTTCTACGGCCTGGGTGTCGCCGTCTATGCCTTCGAAGGGATAGGGATGGCCTTACCACTTGAATCAGAGACAAGAGACAAGGACAAGTTCGGGAGAATCCTGGGCTTGTCCATGATCTTCATTTCTCTCATGTATGGGGGATTTGGAGCTCTGGGTTACTTTGCTTTTGGAGACGAAACCAAGGACATAATCACCACAAACTTAGGGAACAGCTTGGTGAGCATCTTGGTTCAATTGGGTTTGTGTGTGAATTTGTTCTTTACCTTCCCATTGATGATGAATCCTGTATACGAAGTGTTCGAGAGAAGGTTCTTTGGAGGTCAGTATTGTCTGTGGCAGAGATGGGTGGTGGTGTTGATGGTAAGCTTGCTTGCTCTATCAGTACCTAATTTTGCAGACTTCTTGTCATTGGTGGGGAGCAGCGTGtgtgtgattttagggtttgtgTTACCTGCTTTGTTCCACCTGATGGTATTTAAGGAGGATGTGGGTTTTGGAGGATTAGCTTTGGATGCCGTGATAGTGGTGATCGGTTTGATAATTGCAGTGTCTGGAACTTGGTCTTCTCTAATGGAGATTTTGGCTGTGACAGtgtga